TTTTCACGCCGCCAATCAGATTTCCGCTTGCTTTGGCATGCTGGTCGGCAGTGGCGCTGGCATTGTTGGACATATAGTAGCTCAGGGATATGAAGTCTACGAGGTTATCGCGCAAGATCTCATCGTCGCCAGGTTCTTTATGCAGGACAACGCCTTTTTCCTTGAACATGCGTTCGGTATAGGACGGATAATACCCTCTGGCTTGTACATCGCTGAAAAAGAACGATACTCGCTCTTCCTTTTGGCATTCAAGCACATCATCCGGATTGCAGGTATTCGGATAAAGCAGCAGATAGCTGATCATGCTTCCAATTTGGGAGTTTGGTATAATCTCGTGACAGGCTTTGACGGCCAGCGCACTGGCTATAAACTGGTGATGGGCCGATTGATACTTGTCCTGCTCCAGGTTCGGATGATTCTCCTCAATGATCCCGGCGCTGACAAACGGATGGTGTTTGACACAGTTCATTTCGTTAAACGTAATCCAGTATTTCACTTTATCCTTGTAACGGGTAAACACAGTCTCGGCAAAACGGACGAAAAATTCAATCAGTTTCCGGTTTTTCCAGCCACCATACTCGGTCACAAGATACAAGGGCATATCGTAATGGGTAAGTGAGATGACGGGTTCAATGCCTTTGGCCAGCAGGGCATCAAATACCTTGTCATAGAATTGCAGCCCCTTCTCATTGGGCTGCGTCTCGTCGCCATTCGGAAAAATACGTGTCCAGGATATAGAGGTACGGAAGCATTTAAAACCCATCTCGGCCATCAGATGAATATCTTCTTCATAACGGTGATAGAAATCATTGCCCCGGCGTTTGGGATAATTTTTGGTGCTGTTAGGGTCCAATGCTTCCTTGACCTGGGCATGGGTCATCATATGCCACTGATCCAGCCAGTGCTTTTTGTCGAGTGTCGGATCAAAGGTAAATACATCAGAGATGGAGAGCCCTCTCCCATCCACGTTGTAAGCACCTTCAATCTGCATGGCAGCCGCTGCCCCGCCCCACAGAAAGTCTTTGGGAAATCCTTTTGCCTGTTCCATGTCGCATTCCTCCAAGTAGGTTATAATTTGTGAAGAAGTATGACGGAATCCGTGTGCCTAGAGTGCATTCCGGATTGCTGCATACGCTTTATGCTTTCATGCTACAATCTGGGATGCATTCCAGGTCAAGAACTAAATTTTTGGAGATGAAGGTCATGCACAATATAAAAAGAATTGCGGAAGTTGCGGGGGTATCGACAAGTACCGTGTCTCGGGTGCTGAATCATCATCCTTATGTCAGTGAAGTTACGCGGACGAGGGTGATGGAAGTCATTCAGGAACTGGATTATATTCCGAATATTAATGCGGTGCAGCTGAAAGTAGGCCGTACCAAGGTGATCGGGATCATGACCCCAACGATTAACAATTATTACATGCAAATTATCAAGGGAGTATCCAATGCGGGTAAAGAGCAGGATTATCAGGTCCTGATCTACCAGACGGAGGAAAATCGGGATTTGGAAAGCGCGGCGTTAGAGCTTTTGAGGCAGAAAAAAGTGGACGGGATTGTCATTTTACGGCGTATGCTGGATTGGTCTGCTGTGAGGCATTATACCAAATATGGGCCGATTGTGACCTGTGAGCCATTAAAAAATAAAGAGATTTCATCCATTTACCTCGACCATTATGAAGGATTTCGGATCGGATTGGAACATTTGGTCGAGTTGGGATTTGAAAAAATCGCCTGCACCATAGGCAGAAAAAACAGCGTCAACAGCCAAAGAAGACTCCAAGCCTATTATGACCTGCTAGCGGCAAGGAAGCTGCCAGTGAATGAGGAATGGCTGCTCAGCGGGATCCATACGGTACAGGACGGAATGCGGGCGTTCGCCAAGCTGGAATCGTTAAAGGAACGTCCGCATGCCATCATGACCACCAACGATCTTGTGGCATGCGGTATAATCTCAGCCGCCCGCAGTAAAGGCTGGAATGTTCCCGGGGATTTGGCGGTGGTCGGTTTTGAAGCTGACGAAAGTCAGGTAGCCGACGCCATGGGGCTGACCAATATTACGAACCCGTTGCAGCAAATCGGACAGGAAATGTTCCGTACGCTGCATCGACAGTTGAACGGCCAGCCGCTGGAGCCTGCCCCACTCTCTTTTGAATTGAAGGTTCGCCAGTCTACCATGCTAATTCCACCTACAAACTAACCCAATAACAGCGTATAGACGATGCCGGGTCCATGTACGCCAATCGTCAGATCATTTTCAATATCCGACGAGCGGCTGGGTCCGGTAATAAAATGAATGCCTGCGGGCAATTGCTCGCGCCCGGCTTCGTCAAAACGGCCTAAAATCTCGCCCAGTCGCGTTCGCAGACGCTCCACTGGCAGGAGAATGATCAGCACGGTCGGCAGCAAGCTGACCGAGCGGCCCTTCTCCGGCGAGGATAGCACCGCTACTGAGCCGGTGTAAGCGGCGGCCTCATCGGCCATGACGAGGCCGATATCCGCCTCGGCGGCGCGCGCCTTCCAGTCTTCGGCCGGATCGGTGTTCCACACCGACAGCCGGACTTCCGGCAGCGCCGCTTCCAGCTGGAGCGCATCCAGGTCCGGCTCATTCTGCCGGACGATATAGGCCGCTCCCAGTTCGCGCGCCTTGCGCGCGATCCAGTCTGCCGAATGCTCCAGACTCGGCAGACGCACGACATGCCCGCCAACACTTGTAAAGTTGGCGGTGAACTCTTCGATGCGCTGCTCCGCGCTCCAATCGAATTCGTGCCAAAAATCAGGCGCGCCGCGGAACGGCTGCATGGGCGGCTGGGTCTGTCGCGGACGGTTGAGCCGCGACGCGATGCCATCCATGAAGCGTGCCTGTTTGGCGCGCGATTCGGCTTCCCGTTGGCGGAGCCATGCTTCGTGGCTCAACTTCGCCTGTGCAGAAGAATGACGCTGTTCACTCATGCTGCATTCCTCCTTTGTTCCTGTCAGCCAAAATCGTCTCCATTCGGCTGCGAACGTCCGGCTGCATCTCGCTGCGTTCCTGCTCCAGCTCACGTTCCAGTGTGTTCCATTGCTGACGGAAGGACTTTTTGGCCAGAGAGGGAGCCACACGGTACGTATTCCAGCCCTTTAACGGGCCAAGCTTAAGAGTGATTTCGCCCTTACGGACGACTGCTTTCTGGGCAATCTGCCCCAGCCTTATCGCTGCTGCGAATCGCTTTGAGCTGGAAACCACTGTTGCAAACCCCTTCATCCCTGCCCTTTCCAGCTTATCTCCTTGACCTGCCTCCACCTTGCGTCTACGCAA
This DNA window, taken from Paenibacillus kribbensis, encodes the following:
- a CDS encoding glycoside hydrolase family 1 protein, whose amino-acid sequence is MEQAKGFPKDFLWGGAAAAMQIEGAYNVDGRGLSISDVFTFDPTLDKKHWLDQWHMMTHAQVKEALDPNSTKNYPKRRGNDFYHRYEEDIHLMAEMGFKCFRTSISWTRIFPNGDETQPNEKGLQFYDKVFDALLAKGIEPVISLTHYDMPLYLVTEYGGWKNRKLIEFFVRFAETVFTRYKDKVKYWITFNEMNCVKHHPFVSAGIIEENHPNLEQDKYQSAHHQFIASALAVKACHEIIPNSQIGSMISYLLLYPNTCNPDDVLECQKEERVSFFFSDVQARGYYPSYTERMFKEKGVVLHKEPGDDEILRDNLVDFISLSYYMSNNASATADQHAKASGNLIGGVKNPYLEQSEWGWQIDPKGLRYALNYLYDRYQKPLFIAENGVGATDQMNPDGTINDDYRIDYLKKHIEQMREAIEDGVDLFGYTAWGPIDMISASTSQASKRYGFVYVDQDDLGNGTLNRYKKKSFNWYKKVIESGGEVL
- a CDS encoding LutC/YkgG family protein — its product is MSEQRHSSAQAKLSHEAWLRQREAESRAKQARFMDGIASRLNRPRQTQPPMQPFRGAPDFWHEFDWSAEQRIEEFTANFTSVGGHVVRLPSLEHSADWIARKARELGAAYIVRQNEPDLDALQLEAALPEVRLSVWNTDPAEDWKARAAEADIGLVMADEAAAYTGSVAVLSSPEKGRSVSLLPTVLIILLPVERLRTRLGEILGRFDEAGREQLPAGIHFITGPSRSSDIENDLTIGVHGPGIVYTLLLG
- a CDS encoding LacI family DNA-binding transcriptional regulator, with the protein product MHNIKRIAEVAGVSTSTVSRVLNHHPYVSEVTRTRVMEVIQELDYIPNINAVQLKVGRTKVIGIMTPTINNYYMQIIKGVSNAGKEQDYQVLIYQTEENRDLESAALELLRQKKVDGIVILRRMLDWSAVRHYTKYGPIVTCEPLKNKEISSIYLDHYEGFRIGLEHLVELGFEKIACTIGRKNSVNSQRRLQAYYDLLAARKLPVNEEWLLSGIHTVQDGMRAFAKLESLKERPHAIMTTNDLVACGIISAARSKGWNVPGDLAVVGFEADESQVADAMGLTNITNPLQQIGQEMFRTLHRQLNGQPLEPAPLSFELKVRQSTMLIPPTN